From Periophthalmus magnuspinnatus isolate fPerMag1 chromosome 6, fPerMag1.2.pri, whole genome shotgun sequence:
GACACGGGtagctaataaaaaaaaaaaaaaaactttaaacacTGAGCAGTCGTCTCACTGTAGCTGTCCAGTTTTGACACAGTACCATCTAGAGGCTGTCAGTGGTGTTACATTGATTAATCTTGTAGGTAAGCAAATTGGAGAAGATCcctgaggagagaagaagggagcaCCAGCAGCTGATGCAGCAGCACAGTGCCAGATGTCAAGAGTTGGAATCTCTAATCAAAGAAAACCAAGAGTACACCAAGTCCATAGAGCGGAGCAGTGGAGAAATACAACGTCTACAGGTGAGGAACACATCAGAATTTGTCTAAAAATAATAGACAGGCGTTGACTTTCTTTGTTGAGTCATTTAAATGTCTGGGATGTGCGATGCCAAGATTTTCATGTTAGATTTTATTCTAACATAATACAGATACCATGCCAATGCCAATTTCaaatataaatgcataaatgtgCAACGGTTGTCCAAGACATTTGAGACCTTACCACTGAAATGCAGTTTTGTGATGTTAATAGgtaataataaaagtacttCAGGTTGTCATTGTGTCAAATATTGGCtgtgtgtttgtaaatgttttgtattgatTCTTTTAGAACAGTATCAACATAATAAATTAGAACAGCTGGCATTTAGAATTGATTTGCACATCCCTATTAAAGGTACTGATCTTCCTACTGAAAAGACAAATTATGCACAGGCTCAAATATGATCAAGACCAAAGTAATGTTGTTAAGTCAAAATATATCTttcattaaaaactttaaaaaattatatttcaattttttttttttttttttttttttaaatacatgtgatgtttttgtttattcccCAGAAAAGGTTATTTGATTTGCAAACATCACTCAGTTCCACTGATAATGGGCTGTCTGAGCTTGAGCACCAGCTGAGTGTGACCACAGAGGGCATTCAGAGTCTGAGGGCCCAGATGGAGAAGGAGCGCAGCAAAAGCAGGAAACTCCTCACTGTGCTTTCTGTGAACAACGACAAAGCAGCAAAGAAACTACTCAATGTTGTCAACACAGTAAGCACTGaaattttttgtttaaatgataGTGTCCTTTTACTTGAGACAGTAGAAAAGCATTGATACATTTTAGATATAGTGCAATCTTTCTACACTCACTATGTTTACATACACACCAGAAATCTGATTGTTATCTGATTTCATTATAAGATTATAGAAATGCCATGTAAACAGCTATATCTGCTGTGAATAATGTTCACATCTGTAGAGGTTTTAATAAGAATTAAGTAAATTAATTGGAGTTTATTTTCCAAGTATGTAATCTAAAAATCTACTGATTAACTGATACACGTGTTTGTGATGCAAGCACACaacaaaaatctaattattGAGTAATatgattattctagttatcaGCTTTTTCATTTACTGGCCATGTAAATATACTCGCTGTTATGCAAAACATTTCTGAAACCATTTCAAATGGATTTCTAGAATCAGAATACTGTATATCTGAACAAACAGTATCAAGCATTTGATAGACCATTTAACATTTATAATATGAACATATTTCAGGGTGAGAGAACATTACGTCTTGCTAAACTTTGTAAGAAGCTGGAGGAGAAGCTACTGATCACAAATGAGCTGGAAACTCCACCTGAAAATGAAATGGCAGAAGAGGATGAAGAACCAGAGGTGAGAATGTCAACATGCAGGTCAattttttacttacttattttttttgtataatgtaaaaaGCCACTACAGACTCATGTACAGACTATTATGTCTCTTTTCTACCAGTCCTGGGAGTACCCACAGCTTAAGTTATTCACTGCCCATCAGAAATCAGCACTTCTTCAGCGGGAGGTTCTTAGGAGGCGCAGAGATGCCATGCGCTATGAAAACACCCAACTTCATCTCAAAATTCAGCAGCTACGGCAACATCAACAAAACATAACAATCAGTGGACAAAGCTTACCACAAGCTGACATAAAAAAAGGACGGAGTAACACTCTAGGACAGGAAAAAGCAAGCCCAAATCCACCTCCGGGATGTCTTCTGTCTCTCACTGGAACACAAGTGCCTATTGCAGCTGGGCAAAAAAGGATGCACCGTTGATATTTAAAAGGAAATGCTTTCTAATGAAATACGTTTTAGGCTGGTAATAGAGTGGTGATGGAGCTCTGAACTGTATTTCTGGGGtggcataaaacaaaaaaaacatggaatgaTTTATGACCCTTGAAAGAGAGATGCAGTAATGTTGTCTAATTATGTCCATTTGagcataaataaaagtaaaatgtaattttattaattgatgtttttaagtttaagtttttaAATTGTGAGTCCACAGTTCTGTCATTGTAGAGAAAATAATACACAGAAAATTtggcaatgttttgttttgaataaatatCTAATTTTATACAGTTGCTGGCATATTTTTGTATCATAAACCACCAAATGAATTTGCAGTTGCACAATACACTAGTAGTAATTTTAGTACCCCCACTAGAACAGATGTTATTATCCATTAGCCTTGTGTCAATTTTGCTTTGGACCTTCTGGGTAATGAAATCTTTTAACTAGAGATAGCAGAAATAAATTCCACTGTTGATTAAATGTACTTAcaagatattatgcaaaattattttatttacaaaacaaatggcACAGTGTAActgcacatgcacactccagACATGTTTCTTTCATAAAATCCTAAATGATTCCAGTCAGACAGTGAGACATATCATCAAGCAAGATTCACAACTGAAATGTGGGAGCAAATATTGCTCAAGAGGAACAAGTGTTTGTAATTTTAAGGCCATTTAGAGGTCAAAAAGAGCAGCGGATGTTAGTACTAACTCAAGTATAACTGGCTACAAATTATTTTTTGACTACTTTTACCTGCAACACAGTTTCAAACggctctactgaacaaaaatattaaacacaaagaaataattgtgtagcgctttgagtgtcCATAAATCCTTCAAGAGCATGCAAATTACATCAAGATATTTTGCCTGTGGTTGGAGGTAGCAGCCCCTTCACCTTGAATATTGCAGGTTTGCATTTGCAGAGCCCTGTGGAGGCACATATCATTAAGTGAAATTCTGCATACATTTTTCCATGCAATTTTTCAAGTGTTTTCAGCTGTCAGTTTTATCAGCACTTTTTAGAAGTTGCCAATAGTTCAAGTATTTCGGCTCTGGGCATTACCTGTTCTTTTAGATATTACATACAAAAgtgacaaataataaacaaaacatgtaaacGGCTTTAGATTTAAACATGATTTGGAATGGTAACATAACAGTGTGGACATAAAACCTTAACCAGCCAGTTTGCTTGCTACAATAGAAGTCTTTCTCTGAGGCAGGTCCTGAGGTGTGGGAATGTGTCCTCCTGTGATCTCAGTCTTCTCCACAGGGGCCAATGGTAACTGCTTGTTCTTCATCTTTGCCTTGGCCATGTTGTAGTCACCAGAGTCGAAATACTTTTGCTATATGAAAAACGGACAAATCATAGCATTATCGTCACATGAAAACTTAGTTCACAAAGACGTTGGACAGAGCAAAGGCTGTAAACATACCCCCTTCTGAAGTCGTTTCCTAAGCAGATCCGATCCTCCAGGCTTGGCTCCTAGGTTAGGATACCTGGCTTTCAGCTTGGCCTCCTCAGCTTTCTCCGGGCTGACCACTTTGTCGTTGACTTCCTATtgattaaacaataaaaaagccAGACGCTCAGACAAATCCAgataaaacacaacagaaaagctCGTAAAAACACAGGAGCATCAAATTTGAGCTGGCGTCACTACAAGAGTGACAGCACCTGATGCTAATGTTTGCCTAGTTAGCATCAGGTTCtcacacaaaaagaacaaaatatattaatagGCTAAAACATCAAACTTATAAATAATGTCAATTGATTTTCCCGAGATCATCAAAAGTGTACAAATGGTGTGAATTTATAGTGTGAAATAGTCTGAATTTATCACGAACAATTGTGACTAATGAGCTAAAAGCTAATTAGTTGACGGTAGCGTTTTTGATTAGCTGTTAGCTGCTAACTGTCTGTCAACATTGAGACAGTTGCACATTTGCTCAAAACCTCCAAGATTTTGTATTATATGTtacctgctgctcctccacggtCATTGTCTCTTCTTCCCCGGACATGGTTGTGTTTTCTCCCCGTGCTGGTCCCTGATGTGTCGGTCTCGTCCTCCTTCTCTTCGGGGATAATAGCTCTGAGAGCAGCGGCTCGGCTATGGGCTCGGCGGGTGAAGTGAGCTCAGAGCAGGACGGAAGCTCCGGACAGGCAGCTCAGCCGATCACAGAGTGCACGATGAATGTATAACCCTGCTCCTAAATCACGGTGATCGGGTGATCGATGAATATATTATTGGGAACTTACAACGGGATTTATCATTTTACACAGGGCTACAAAACAGATCAGTTTCTAATGTGAACTGATctgttaatacatttaataggTTATTAAAACTCAATATATTGCATTAGAATTAGGTGTTTCACAAAGCTAAATACTTATAATGCCGATATATGCAGGAATAATTTATTTCAGCGTAAACCGTCTTATAATATCCCATAATCAACATGGATACACGCAGGAGATTGAAAATTGAGACAAAATACCAGAgatgaaccatagactgtacatgaACTGAGCTGAGGAAAACGTGAAATGTTTCACTGTAGGAACCATTTAAAGGGACCTACT
This genomic window contains:
- the ccdc65 gene encoding dynein regulatory complex subunit 2, which translates into the protein MPRGKRSRASKVVRSEEDRPLYLQQRAQAEAELARKKEEILTHFLRDKLQDDERNSVLNLLKLNDGWRSILRQKKSTEIKKDLDVLQQTFERQVDLLDSIIKNLGVNVTEAESQSAQLHRSHLQQIQTLLELQRKRMDYLEQGWESTMEAIQDRYITQGERITAEIQQQHQDIDDNSLLIQHNYDEMMNEIAAVYRQAMDFYENLFLDKVSKLEKIPEERRREHQQLMQQHSARCQELESLIKENQEYTKSIERSSGEIQRLQKRLFDLQTSLSSTDNGLSELEHQLSVTTEGIQSLRAQMEKERSKSRKLLTVLSVNNDKAAKKLLNVVNTGERTLRLAKLCKKLEEKLLITNELETPPENEMAEEDEEPESWEYPQLKLFTAHQKSALLQREVLRRRRDAMRYENTQLHLKIQQLRQHQQNITISGQSLPQADIKKGRSNTLGQEKASPNPPPGCLLSLTGTQVPIAAGQKRMHR
- the LOC117372753 gene encoding cAMP-regulated phosphoprotein 19-like, yielding MSGEEETMTVEEQQEVNDKVVSPEKAEEAKLKARYPNLGAKPGGSDLLRKRLQKGQKYFDSGDYNMAKAKMKNKQLPLAPVEKTEITGGHIPTPQDLPQRKTSIVASKLAG